One window of the Triticum dicoccoides isolate Atlit2015 ecotype Zavitan chromosome 3B, WEW_v2.0, whole genome shotgun sequence genome contains the following:
- the LOC119278501 gene encoding uncharacterized protein LOC119278501 translates to MGKEAGDQRQRPPDGGAGEGGAEGNGRCGCGGRRVLRLQCVAALVLGAAVLLSALFWLPPFAGRGGRSPPGAPDPFADGFKDDIVASFRLQKNVSELRGNMSKLVLDIYAEVGVPNSIVAVDLLHPLAGSNWTNVIFSIVPYPKNSTISSMGLSIIRASFMSLVVRQSTLHLTKSLFGNSSSFEVLKFPGGITIIPPQHAFPPETLHATFNFTLNFPIYKVQDRTDELKDQMKTGLLLNSNENLYIKLGNLQGSTILPPTIVETYIVRVVGNHQPSVPRMKQLAQTITNSSKGNLGLNHTVFGRVKQISLSSYLNRSLHSRGSSDAPSQAPMQHHGHHGHHHHHHGHESNRHLAPAPLPVHTPRYVAPPPSGCPYGNRAKSRVPVAPAAEPVANDHRSTHPAASPPHPLSPSSVRHPPRGPNMHSRSPVPSPPVLPEPPLPTVSFSHAHPPSERATGTGPSAGMSVAPAPHSSNASRRLSYHWVLVPLIYTLLWSLL, encoded by the exons ATGGGGAAGGAGGCCGGGGACCAGCGCCAGCGCCCGCCCGACGGGGGCGCGGGCGAAGGCGGCGCCGAAGGTAACGGGAGATGCGGGTGTGGGGGCCGACGCGTGCTGCGGCTGCAATGCGTGGCGGCGCTCGTGCTGGGCGCGGCCGTGCTGCTGTCCGCGCTCTTCTGGCTGCCGCCCTTCGCGGGCCGCGGCGGGAGGAGCCCGCCCGGCGCGCCGGATCCCTTCGCCGACGGGTTCAAAG ATGATATAGTGGCAAGTTTTAGGCTGCAGAAGAATGTTTCCGAGCTCAGGGGAAACATGTCCAAGCTCGTATTGGACATCTATGCGGAAGTCGGTGTCCCTAACTCCATT GTGGCTGTGGATTTACTACATCCATTAGCCGGATCGAACTGGACAAATGTCATCTTCAGCATTGTGCCTTATCCAAAGAATTCGACTATATCATCAATGGGGTTGAGCATTATTAGGGCATCTTTTATGTCCTTGGTTGTGCGGCAGTCAACACTCCACTTGACCAAGTCCCTCTTTGGGAATTCATCATCCTTTGAAGTGCTTAAATTCCCTGGAGGAATAACAATAATTCCTCCGCAGCACGCTTTTCCTCCTGAAACACTCCATGCAACTTTTAATTTTACTCTGAATTTCCCAATCTACAAAGTGCAAGACAGAACTGATGAATTAAAGGATCAAATGAAGACAGGACTACTACTCAATTCTAATGAG AATCTTTATATCAAATTGGGAAATTTGCAAGGATCAACAATTCTTCCTCCAACTATTGTTGAGACCTACATTGTTCGTGTTGTTGGGAATCACCAGCCATCTGTACCAAGGATGAAGCAGTTGGCGCAAACAATTACTAATTCATCTAAAGGGAACCTTGGTCTGAACCACACCGTATTTGGCAGAGTAAAGCAGATAAGCCTTTCCTCCTATCTTAATCGTTCTTTGCATAGCAGGGGCAGTTCTGATGCACCTAGTCAAGCACCAATGCAACATCATGGTCATCACggccatcatcaccatcaccatggtcATGAAAGCAACAGGCATTTGGCTCCTGCTCCTCTCCCTGTACATACACCCAGATATGTTGCTCCACCTCCATCTGGGTGTCCATATGGCAACAGGGCAAAGAGCAGGGTTCCTGTGGCGCCAGCTGCCGAGCCTGTAGCCAATGATCACCGTTCTACTCATCCTGCCGCTTCACCACCTCATCCATTATCACCTTCTTCTGTTCGTCATCCTCCACGTGGTCCTAATATGCACAGTAGATCTCCTGTTCCGTCCCCTCCAGTTCTTCCAGAGCCGCCTTTGCCCACTGTTTCTTTTAGTCATGCACACCCTCCAAGTGAGCGTGCGACAGGAACTGGTCCTTCTGCTGGAATGTCTGTGGCCCCTGCACCGCATTCAT CTAATGCTAGCCGGAGGCTCTCCTACCACTGGGTCCTGGTACCCCTCATATATACCCTGCTTTGGAGCCTGCTATGA